One region of Marivirga arenosa genomic DNA includes:
- the treF gene encoding alpha,alpha-trehalase TreF → MKKYPNYFSLLFLLLLITFSCDEIPENEVKISNEKEDFLEFYDSELFKRVQLEGVFEDSKTFVDCTPKSDFKKIRISYMAEKKRKDFDLEKFVLKHFELPENPQSNFSSDDSKDMYEHIESLWPVLTRPADSVNKSSLIPLPNPYIVPGGRFREIYYWDSYFTMLGLKASGKDELAINMLDNFAFLIDSLGFIPNGNRIYYSGRSQPPFFALMVDELTSDNRSQFISYLPYLTQEYNFWMRNSNQLTAENPASKRVVLLEDDIVLNRYFDEYAKPRPESFKEDYELVKNNNLDSVKAYRDLRAGAESGWDYSSRWFASPQQMSTIQTTDIIPVDLNVLLYFLEIKIAQAYNWDELLDSADYYLKKANSRKQAINSLLWDESNKRYADYNYKDNEHTDVLSMATAYPLFAKIAPKDKARMVLKQVKDSLLLDGGLVSTTNETGQQWDYPNAWAPLQWIGVNSFFNYGQHEEGLDIINRWLSLNEKVYRETGKMMEKYNVADTSLQAGGGEYPLQDGFGWTNGVAVAMKKILEEKEAVVE, encoded by the coding sequence ATGAAAAAATATCCTAACTATTTCAGTCTTTTATTTTTACTATTATTAATCACTTTTTCATGCGATGAAATACCTGAGAATGAGGTTAAGATTAGTAATGAAAAAGAAGATTTTCTAGAATTTTATGATTCTGAATTATTTAAAAGAGTTCAATTAGAAGGCGTATTTGAAGATTCGAAGACCTTCGTTGATTGTACTCCAAAGTCTGATTTTAAGAAAATTAGAATCAGTTACATGGCTGAAAAGAAAAGGAAGGATTTTGATCTTGAAAAATTTGTTTTGAAGCATTTTGAACTTCCTGAAAATCCACAATCAAATTTTAGTTCAGATGATTCAAAGGATATGTATGAACATATTGAGAGTTTATGGCCAGTTTTAACAAGGCCAGCTGACTCTGTAAATAAATCATCTTTAATACCATTACCAAATCCATATATAGTACCAGGAGGAAGGTTTAGAGAAATTTATTATTGGGATTCTTATTTTACTATGCTTGGTCTTAAAGCATCTGGGAAGGATGAACTAGCAATAAATATGTTAGATAATTTTGCATTTCTTATTGATAGCTTAGGTTTTATTCCAAATGGAAATAGAATTTATTATTCAGGAAGAAGTCAACCACCTTTTTTTGCTTTGATGGTTGATGAACTTACTAGCGATAACCGTTCTCAATTTATTTCTTACTTACCTTATTTAACCCAAGAGTATAATTTTTGGATGAGAAATAGCAATCAATTAACTGCCGAAAATCCAGCATCCAAAAGAGTTGTTTTATTAGAAGATGATATCGTTTTAAATCGATATTTCGATGAATATGCAAAGCCTAGACCCGAATCATTTAAGGAAGATTATGAGCTTGTTAAAAATAATAATTTAGATTCGGTAAAAGCTTATCGTGATTTAAGAGCAGGAGCAGAATCAGGTTGGGATTATAGCAGCAGATGGTTTGCTTCTCCACAGCAAATGAGTACTATCCAGACCACGGATATTATCCCAGTTGACTTAAATGTATTATTATATTTCCTTGAAATTAAAATTGCGCAAGCTTATAACTGGGATGAGCTATTAGATAGTGCTGATTATTACCTCAAGAAAGCTAATTCCAGAAAACAGGCGATTAATAGTTTATTATGGGATGAATCTAATAAAAGGTATGCAGATTATAATTATAAGGATAACGAGCATACTGATGTTTTGAGTATGGCTACAGCCTATCCGTTATTCGCTAAAATTGCTCCAAAGGATAAGGCTAGAATGGTATTAAAGCAAGTTAAAGATAGCTTATTGTTAGATGGAGGATTAGTAAGCACTACCAATGAAACAGGTCAGCAATGGGATTATCCTAATGCCTGGGCTCCATTGCAATGGATAGGGGTAAATTCTTTCTTCAATTACGGTCAGCATGAAGAAGGTTTGGATATAATCAACAGATGGTTAAGCTTAAATGAAAAGGTTTACAGAGAGACTGGAAAGATGATGGAAAAATATAATGTAGCTGATACCAGCTTACAAGCAGGCGGTGGAGAATATCCTTTACAAGATGGTTTTGGATGGACAAATGGCGTTGCTGTAGCTATGAAGAAGATTTTGGAAGAAAAGGAAGCAGTTGTAGAATAA
- a CDS encoding OmpA family protein, whose translation MAQDPELAKIYLEQADQVYAEAKDAIEIAKDIYIQAATADTMNVRANYMAGILYLETVNRDYSTEYFERVKRLDPKYRFNIDYLLGRGYQYGLEFEKALKYFNAYKQRLMANRGYRGGDRTSVYDVNDRIEECKNAKEIIGMPSSYTIEHVGEDVNSSWPDYAPVLNKDETVMIFTSRRQEENTNENVDKDNFYFEDIYISKRKGVTWSKAKNIGQNINTLYHDSNLFLSGDGKTLYIYSDEGNGDIYYSTENANEEWSKPKPLEGRINSQGFAEQSIWVSDDGEFMMFASNRPGGYGGFDIYGCYKEDGQWKRPFNMGPEINTKLDEDGPFMAKDGVTIYFSSRGHKGFGGFDVFTSKYDDKSQKWTSPKNLGYPVNTVDDEVYFHPTSDGERGYLASVREEGLGFTDIYMVKHVGDLGITARERIAELKKTENNFVTDEELKIKQLIDSVLNISAYQVYFDVNSIDVLPSHEERLKDMANFVKVHQNLGIQISAFASSDGNPRYNYELSNKRAQSVLKFFLDQGIEQDRLAARGFGVLTGMVEDKSRKAEVKILDLSRFYE comes from the coding sequence ATGGCACAGGATCCTGAATTAGCAAAAATCTATTTAGAACAGGCAGATCAGGTTTATGCAGAGGCTAAAGACGCTATTGAAATTGCAAAAGATATTTACATTCAAGCAGCAACGGCTGATACAATGAATGTAAGAGCTAATTATATGGCTGGGATCCTTTATCTGGAAACTGTTAACAGAGATTATTCAACGGAATATTTTGAAAGAGTAAAAAGACTTGATCCAAAGTATAGATTTAATATTGACTACCTACTAGGAAGGGGGTATCAATATGGTTTAGAGTTTGAGAAAGCTTTGAAATATTTTAACGCCTACAAACAGAGATTAATGGCCAATAGAGGCTACAGAGGAGGAGATAGAACTTCTGTTTATGATGTAAATGATAGAATAGAGGAATGCAAAAATGCAAAGGAGATTATTGGAATGCCTTCTTCTTATACTATCGAACATGTAGGTGAAGATGTAAATTCATCTTGGCCTGATTATGCTCCTGTTTTAAATAAGGATGAAACGGTCATGATCTTCACTTCTCGAAGACAAGAAGAAAATACGAATGAAAACGTAGATAAAGATAATTTCTATTTTGAAGATATATACATCTCTAAAAGAAAAGGAGTAACCTGGAGCAAAGCTAAAAATATTGGTCAAAATATAAATACCCTATATCATGATTCTAATTTATTCCTCAGTGGCGATGGTAAAACATTATACATTTACTCGGATGAAGGCAATGGTGATATTTATTATTCTACTGAAAATGCAAATGAGGAATGGTCAAAACCTAAGCCATTAGAAGGGAGGATCAATTCTCAAGGGTTTGCAGAACAATCCATCTGGGTATCTGATGATGGGGAATTCATGATGTTTGCTTCAAATAGACCAGGGGGGTATGGAGGATTTGATATATATGGATGTTATAAAGAAGATGGACAATGGAAACGACCATTTAATATGGGGCCAGAAATTAATACGAAGCTAGACGAAGATGGGCCTTTTATGGCAAAAGACGGTGTTACCATTTATTTCAGTAGTAGAGGCCATAAAGGTTTTGGAGGATTTGATGTATTTACGTCTAAATATGATGATAAATCACAAAAATGGACTAGCCCAAAAAATTTGGGTTATCCAGTTAATACGGTAGATGATGAAGTTTATTTCCATCCAACATCAGATGGTGAAAGAGGTTATTTGGCTTCCGTAAGAGAAGAAGGCTTAGGATTTACAGATATCTATATGGTAAAGCATGTAGGAGATTTAGGAATCACTGCTCGAGAAAGAATAGCAGAATTAAAAAAGACTGAAAATAATTTCGTTACTGATGAAGAATTAAAAATAAAGCAATTGATTGATTCAGTTTTAAATATATCTGCTTATCAGGTTTATTTTGATGTTAATTCTATAGATGTTTTACCATCTCACGAAGAGAGATTGAAGGATATGGCAAATTTTGTAAAAGTTCATCAAAACCTAGGAATTCAAATTTCTGCATTTGCTTCATCAGATGGTAATCCTAGGTATAACTATGAGCTATCCAATAAAAGAGCTCAATCAGTGTTGAAATTCTTCTTAGATCAAGGAATCGAACAAGATAGATTAGCAGCCAGGGGGTTTGGGGTGTTAACAGGAATGGTTGAGGATAAATCTCGAAAAGCAGAAGTGAAAATTCTAGATCTATCTCGATTTTATGAATAA
- a CDS encoding DUF2911 domain-containing protein → MKKSIFVMCLSVLLISSIELKAQINIPQPSPKAKVETTVGLTDVSISYFRPSLKGRKIFGEGDGYLQPYGVLWRAGANSGSILSLSSEAVIAGKKVAAGEYLIFMTPGEKEWEFKLYSDLSLGGNVGLYDEAKEVMSVIVNADVLDEKVETLTYQISDISPDNTAANIHFRWENVSVKVPFEVSYDAQVMAQIEQNTKVNPRNLISAANYYYTTDRDLKQALQWIDTYLAEGNNSQQFWNLHLKAQILAKMGDKKAAKAVAEKSIEIAKQNSSGDFGYVKRNQDLIDSL, encoded by the coding sequence ATGAAAAAATCAATTTTTGTTATGTGTCTATCAGTGCTATTAATTAGTAGCATTGAATTAAAGGCGCAAATTAACATTCCTCAGCCTTCACCAAAGGCTAAAGTTGAAACTACAGTAGGTTTAACTGATGTTTCAATAAGCTATTTCAGACCAAGCCTTAAAGGTCGAAAAATATTTGGAGAAGGTGATGGTTATTTACAACCCTATGGTGTTTTATGGAGAGCAGGTGCCAATTCTGGTTCTATTTTATCATTATCTTCTGAAGCTGTAATAGCAGGAAAAAAAGTTGCTGCGGGAGAATACCTTATCTTCATGACACCAGGAGAAAAAGAATGGGAATTTAAATTATATAGTGATTTATCATTAGGAGGTAACGTTGGTTTATATGATGAGGCTAAAGAAGTAATGTCAGTAATTGTAAATGCTGATGTGTTGGATGAAAAAGTTGAGACTTTAACTTATCAAATTTCAGATATTAGTCCTGATAATACTGCAGCAAATATCCATTTTAGATGGGAAAATGTTAGTGTAAAAGTTCCTTTTGAGGTATCCTATGATGCTCAGGTGATGGCCCAAATAGAACAAAACACAAAAGTAAATCCAAGAAATTTAATTTCTGCTGCAAATTATTATTATACAACCGACAGAGATTTAAAGCAAGCATTACAATGGATTGATACTTATTTAGCAGAAGGAAATAATAGCCAGCAATTCTGGAATCTTCATTTAAAAGCTCAAATTTTAGCTAAAATGGGCGATAAAAAAGCCGCCAAAGCCGTTGCAGAAAAATCTATAGAAATAGCAAAACAAAATAGTTCGGGTGATTTTGGTTATGTAAAAAGAAATCAGGACTTAATTGATTCATTATAA
- a CDS encoding alpha-glucosidase gives MTWWKEAIVYQIYPRSFKDSNDDGIGDLPGIISKLDYIKSIGVDVVWLCPIYQSPNDDNGYDVSDYREIMTDFGEMSDFDKLLNGIHDRGMKLIMDIVPNHTSDEHRWFKASAESEDNPYRDYYIWRKSEDGNLPNNWPSFFSGNAWEYSKETDAYYLHLFSKKQPDLNWENPKVRQEIYDIMHFWFKKGIDGFRMDVVSLISKKPGLPSSKSNVFTEIISDYYANGPKVHEYLKEMNQEVLQHYDCMTVGEGPGITLDNALNYVGKDRGELNMIFHFGHMYIDNGPGGKYDPIPYDLVDMKKVFNQWDEKLKDKGWGSIFLGNHDFPRIVSRFGDDGKYWKKSAKLLSTLLLSMRGTPYIFQGDEIGMTNVAFESIDDYQDIETLNSWRDAMEKGSDPEKFMELVHQQSRDNARTPFQWNSESNAGFSDAKPWLKVNDNFELINAESQEEDPDSVLNFYRNMISVRKKNPTLVHGDYKCYLVEDPELFIFNRWDEHHNYWVLLNLSDKHNSVSISLPNDIQLLIDNYQETNEINKLRPWESKIFKVK, from the coding sequence ATGACTTGGTGGAAAGAAGCTATAGTTTATCAAATTTATCCGAGAAGTTTTAAAGACAGTAATGATGATGGTATAGGTGATTTACCTGGCATCATTAGCAAATTGGATTATATAAAATCTATTGGAGTTGATGTAGTTTGGCTGTGCCCCATATATCAATCACCTAATGATGATAATGGTTATGATGTAAGTGATTATAGAGAAATCATGACTGATTTTGGTGAAATGTCAGACTTTGACAAGCTCCTTAATGGTATACATGATAGGGGGATGAAATTGATCATGGATATTGTCCCTAATCATACATCTGACGAGCATAGATGGTTCAAAGCTTCTGCCGAAAGTGAAGATAATCCATATCGTGACTATTATATTTGGAGAAAATCAGAAGATGGTAATCTACCCAATAATTGGCCGTCTTTTTTTTCTGGTAATGCTTGGGAATATAGTAAAGAGACAGATGCTTATTACCTTCATTTGTTCTCAAAAAAGCAACCTGATCTAAATTGGGAAAACCCTAAAGTGAGGCAGGAGATTTATGATATCATGCATTTTTGGTTTAAAAAAGGAATAGATGGCTTCAGAATGGATGTAGTAAGTCTCATTTCCAAAAAACCTGGTTTACCAAGTTCAAAATCGAATGTGTTTACAGAAATCATCTCAGATTATTATGCAAACGGACCTAAAGTTCATGAGTATTTAAAAGAAATGAACCAAGAGGTTTTGCAACATTATGATTGCATGACTGTAGGCGAAGGGCCAGGTATAACATTAGATAATGCGCTTAATTATGTGGGGAAAGATAGAGGTGAATTAAATATGATATTTCACTTTGGTCATATGTATATTGACAATGGACCAGGGGGTAAGTATGATCCCATCCCTTATGATTTGGTAGATATGAAAAAGGTATTTAACCAATGGGATGAAAAACTTAAAGATAAAGGCTGGGGAAGTATATTTTTAGGGAATCATGACTTTCCTAGAATTGTATCTCGTTTCGGGGATGATGGAAAGTATTGGAAAAAATCTGCTAAACTTCTTTCAACGCTTTTATTAAGTATGAGAGGAACTCCTTATATTTTTCAAGGGGATGAAATTGGAATGACCAATGTGGCCTTCGAATCTATTGATGATTATCAGGATATTGAAACCTTAAATAGCTGGAGGGATGCAATGGAAAAAGGAAGTGATCCTGAAAAATTCATGGAATTGGTTCACCAACAAAGTAGAGATAATGCAAGAACCCCATTTCAATGGAATAGTGAATCGAATGCTGGATTCAGTGATGCGAAGCCATGGTTGAAAGTGAATGATAACTTTGAATTAATAAATGCTGAGAGTCAGGAGGAAGATCCTGATTCTGTATTGAATTTCTACAGGAATATGATTTCCGTTAGAAAGAAAAATCCAACATTAGTTCATGGTGATTATAAATGTTATTTAGTGGAGGATCCTGAGTTATTTATTTTCAATAGATGGGATGAACATCATAATTATTGGGTTTTGCTAAATTTATCTGATAAGCATAATTCAGTTTCAATTAGCTTGCCAAATGACATCCAGTTATTGATAGATAATTACCAAGAGACGAATGAAATAAATAAGCTCAGACCATGGGAATCAAAAATCTTTAAAGTAAAGTAA
- a CDS encoding DNA-3-methyladenine glycosylase, which produces MKVTKKRLTRSFYENTDVVEIAQRLLGKVICTNINGVISEAIITETEAYSGQNDKACHAHMGKFTKRTATMYEPGGTAYVYLCYGIHHLFNIVTNVKGTADAVLVRGVEPISGIDYMLARRKTSKFKPTVFSGPGKLSKSLGINKGHNGVDMVYSNELYIYDSNIEVQNVIHSTRIGIDYAEEDALLPWRFYISGNKFVSKF; this is translated from the coding sequence ATGAAAGTTACAAAAAAAAGATTAACTCGGTCTTTTTATGAAAATACTGATGTAGTAGAAATAGCTCAGAGACTTTTAGGTAAAGTGATATGCACAAATATTAATGGAGTTATAAGTGAAGCCATTATTACTGAAACAGAAGCCTATTCAGGTCAAAATGATAAAGCATGCCATGCACATATGGGTAAATTTACAAAACGAACAGCTACCATGTATGAACCAGGCGGAACTGCCTATGTGTATTTATGTTATGGCATTCATCATCTATTTAATATTGTAACCAATGTAAAAGGAACTGCAGATGCAGTATTGGTGAGGGGAGTGGAGCCAATCAGTGGTATTGATTATATGTTGGCGAGAAGAAAAACTTCTAAATTTAAACCTACCGTATTTTCAGGGCCTGGTAAACTTTCCAAATCATTGGGTATTAATAAGGGTCATAATGGTGTTGATATGGTCTATAGCAATGAATTGTATATATATGATTCGAATATAGAAGTTCAAAATGTAATTCATAGCACTCGCATAGGAATTGATTATGCTGAGGAGGATGCATTATTGCCATGGCGATTTTATATATCAGGAAATAAATTCGTTAGTAAGTTTTAG
- a CDS encoding sodium:solute symporter: MSLIDWIVLFGTLLLIVAYGVYKTRGSKNIESYLRGDNSMKWWTIGLSIMATQASAITFLSTPGQAFESGMGFIQFYFGLPLAMIILSIWVLPMYYKLKVYTAYEYLESRFDLKTRILGAFLFLVQRGLAAGITIYAPSIILSTILGWPLVYTTVIIGSLVIVYTVSGGTKAVSQTQKHQMIIMMGGMITAGIFVIHLLPDDIGIVEATRLAGHMGKLELIDTELDLNNRYTLWTGLLGGLFVALSYFGTDQSQVARYLSGKSLTESRLGLMFNGLLKIPMQFIILFIGALVFVFYQFNPSPVFFNNAAKDEVYLNPEQKEKYQVVEEQYAELFKEKRAQVQLLSEARGDEIEPIKAELSKIHNREEVLRDEAKGIIKATNEDLETTDTDYVFITFVMDHLPKGIIGLLLAVIFSAAMSSTSSELNALASTTIIDIYKRNINKNGSDKHYLIASKLFTLFWGLVAIFFATFAGLLDNLIQAVNILGSIFYGTILGIFLAGFFIKYIKGNAVFVGSLVAQSVVLYFYFFTDMAYLWFNVIGCAIVILVGLIYQYIKNNRQ, from the coding sequence ATGAGTTTAATTGATTGGATTGTCCTTTTCGGTACGCTATTATTAATCGTTGCTTACGGAGTTTATAAAACTAGAGGCAGTAAGAATATTGAATCCTATCTCAGAGGGGATAATTCAATGAAATGGTGGACGATAGGTTTGTCCATTATGGCTACTCAAGCAAGTGCCATTACCTTTTTATCTACACCTGGTCAAGCCTTTGAAAGTGGAATGGGCTTTATACAATTCTATTTTGGCCTCCCTTTAGCTATGATCATCTTGAGTATCTGGGTTTTGCCTATGTATTATAAGCTTAAAGTTTATACCGCATATGAGTACCTTGAGTCAAGATTTGATCTTAAAACCAGAATATTAGGAGCTTTCTTATTCTTGGTTCAGAGAGGCCTGGCAGCTGGAATTACCATATATGCTCCTTCTATTATATTATCTACCATTTTAGGTTGGCCATTAGTGTATACAACCGTTATTATTGGCTCCTTAGTTATTGTATATACAGTAAGTGGTGGAACCAAAGCTGTAAGTCAAACTCAAAAACACCAGATGATCATCATGATGGGAGGTATGATTACTGCTGGTATTTTTGTAATTCACTTACTTCCTGATGACATTGGAATTGTAGAAGCTACGCGCCTTGCAGGTCATATGGGTAAGTTAGAACTGATTGATACCGAATTAGATCTCAACAATAGATATACACTTTGGACGGGTTTATTGGGAGGCTTATTCGTTGCCTTATCTTATTTTGGAACCGATCAATCTCAGGTAGCCAGGTATTTATCAGGTAAATCATTAACAGAAAGTAGACTAGGCTTGATGTTTAATGGCTTATTGAAGATTCCTATGCAGTTTATAATCTTATTCATAGGAGCTTTAGTATTTGTTTTTTATCAATTTAATCCGTCACCGGTTTTTTTCAATAATGCAGCCAAAGATGAGGTGTATTTAAATCCAGAGCAAAAGGAGAAATACCAAGTGGTAGAGGAGCAGTATGCTGAATTATTTAAAGAGAAACGAGCTCAGGTACAATTGCTATCAGAAGCAAGAGGTGATGAAATTGAACCAATTAAAGCGGAGCTTAGCAAAATCCATAATAGAGAGGAGGTATTAAGGGATGAGGCGAAAGGAATAATCAAAGCTACCAATGAAGATCTTGAAACTACGGATACGGATTATGTCTTTATAACCTTCGTAATGGATCATTTGCCTAAAGGAATTATAGGTTTATTATTAGCGGTAATTTTCTCAGCAGCCATGTCCTCCACTTCATCTGAATTAAATGCTTTGGCATCCACAACTATAATTGATATTTATAAGCGAAATATAAATAAGAATGGCAGCGATAAACATTATTTAATTGCGTCTAAGCTGTTCACCCTATTTTGGGGACTAGTGGCTATATTCTTTGCTACATTTGCTGGACTACTAGATAATTTGATTCAAGCTGTAAATATCTTAGGGTCAATTTTTTATGGAACAATTTTGGGGATATTCTTAGCAGGCTTCTTTATTAAATATATAAAAGGGAACGCTGTTTTTGTAGGCTCATTAGTAGCACAATCTGTTGTTTTATATTTCTACTTTTTTACTGATATGGCCTATCTATGGTTTAATGTGATAGGCTGTGCAATTGTAATTTTAGTAGGCTTAATCTATCAGTATATTAAAAATAATAGGCAGTAA
- a CDS encoding sodium:solute symporter produces the protein MKEIGLSLIDGGIIIVYLVGIIWYGIKKGKQKTSEDYFLAGRNMIWPIVGISLFAANIGSNTLIGLTSEAYNTNLAVYNYEWMAAVVLVFFAIFFLPFYLRSKVYTMPEFLERRYDSRSRYYFSSITIIGNVIIDTASGLYAGNLILKIIFPELDSTIIILILAAAAAAYTIPGGLSSVVHTEVIQALLLFASSMVLTYFCFSEVGGWSGMMAGLESIQPQGKNPDEILSLVRPLESEYMPWTGLLFGVPLLGFYFWANNQFMVQRVLSAKDINHGRWGAIFAGLLKLPVLFFMVIPGIIAIVIFSGMDISPLNYYMKTDAGEVLCTNLADCPNMTYPLLIYSLLPTGLLGIVIAGLLAAMSSSISATLNSSSTLITMDFVRSIKPDMSSKQLVRTGQIATLVLVLLAALWAPQIDRFGSLFDYLQIILGLIAPPIVAVFLMGLFWKRANGHGAIAGLIGGFMISVFIILSSVFDLVPALNDIHYLHKAPLLMLAVMLIQIIVSLMTAPPAAEKTDDMVWSIQIFRAETKELEGLPWYKNYRVLSLLLLIVTAAIVIWFW, from the coding sequence ATGAAAGAAATCGGTTTAAGCCTTATTGATGGTGGTATTATAATAGTTTATCTAGTTGGTATCATTTGGTATGGTATTAAAAAAGGAAAACAAAAAACATCAGAAGATTACTTTTTAGCAGGTAGAAACATGATATGGCCCATAGTAGGGATATCATTATTTGCAGCGAATATAGGAAGTAATACATTAATTGGTTTAACATCCGAAGCTTACAATACAAATCTGGCTGTCTACAATTATGAATGGATGGCTGCGGTAGTACTAGTTTTCTTTGCCATTTTCTTCTTGCCTTTTTATTTGAGATCGAAGGTATATACTATGCCTGAATTTTTAGAAAGAAGATACGACAGTAGATCACGATATTATTTCTCTTCAATTACTATTATAGGCAACGTAATTATAGATACAGCCTCTGGTTTATATGCGGGTAATTTGATATTGAAAATCATTTTCCCTGAATTAGATTCTACTATTATTATTTTAATATTGGCGGCTGCGGCAGCTGCTTATACTATTCCAGGGGGATTATCCTCTGTGGTTCATACTGAGGTAATTCAAGCTTTACTGTTATTCGCAAGTTCAATGGTGTTGACCTATTTCTGTTTTTCTGAAGTGGGGGGTTGGTCAGGTATGATGGCAGGTTTGGAAAGCATACAACCACAGGGCAAAAACCCAGATGAAATTTTGAGCTTAGTTCGTCCACTTGAGAGCGAATATATGCCTTGGACAGGTTTGTTATTTGGTGTACCTCTACTTGGATTTTATTTTTGGGCGAATAATCAATTTATGGTTCAGCGTGTACTTAGTGCAAAGGACATTAATCATGGTAGGTGGGGAGCTATCTTTGCAGGTTTATTAAAGCTTCCCGTGTTATTCTTCATGGTAATACCAGGTATTATTGCAATCGTTATTTTCTCAGGAATGGATATCAGCCCATTGAATTATTATATGAAGACCGATGCTGGTGAGGTTTTATGCACTAATCTTGCAGATTGTCCGAACATGACTTATCCATTATTAATCTACAGCTTACTACCTACTGGCTTATTAGGTATAGTGATAGCTGGTTTATTAGCAGCGATGTCCTCTAGTATTAGTGCTACACTTAATTCATCCTCCACACTTATCACAATGGATTTTGTAAGAAGTATAAAACCTGATATGAGCAGTAAGCAATTAGTGAGAACAGGTCAAATTGCCACTTTGGTTTTGGTATTATTAGCAGCATTGTGGGCACCTCAGATTGATAGGTTTGGTTCCTTATTCGATTATTTACAAATCATTTTAGGATTAATTGCACCCCCAATAGTAGCAGTATTCCTAATGGGCTTATTTTGGAAGCGTGCAAATGGTCATGGAGCTATTGCCGGATTAATAGGAGGATTCATGATTTCGGTCTTCATTATTTTATCGAGTGTGTTCGATTTAGTGCCTGCACTAAATGATATTCATTATCTTCATAAAGCACCTTTATTGATGCTAGCAGTAATGCTTATACAAATCATAGTGAGTTTAATGACTGCTCCTCCTGCAGCTGAAAAAACTGATGATATGGTTTGGTCAATTCAAATATTTAGAGCCGAAACAAAAGAGCTTGAAGGCTTGCCTTGGTATAAAAACTACAGAGTATTGTCATTGCTTTTACTTATTGTGACAGCTGCAATTGTCATTTGGTTCTGGTAA
- a CDS encoding universal stress protein, which translates to MDRFLCPVDFSAYSLNALEYAAKLLQIRKGSMMLIHIFTEKEFTQAIEGEESDFNDLKTHAKEKLRSLSEEIENEYGFECDFVLSIGNMENTISNYANKHDYDLIVMGTQGHGYNRKTIIGSRTLRTLKHAAVPVLTIPLDADFKGWSSVVYASDYSDKDNITMQKLVSFIYPFRSRINFVHVSHSKNFLSERSYEDFKSELSTFLGYEKISYYLKEYKKDISSGIEEFVSDQKGELLVLLKRKRNFFEKILSSSVSTEISYLSTHPLLIYQEQD; encoded by the coding sequence ATGGATAGATTTTTATGCCCAGTTGATTTTTCAGCTTATTCTTTAAATGCATTAGAATATGCTGCTAAGCTTCTTCAAATCCGAAAAGGAAGCATGATGCTTATTCATATTTTTACTGAAAAAGAGTTTACTCAAGCTATAGAAGGTGAGGAATCTGATTTTAATGATCTGAAGACTCATGCAAAAGAAAAATTAAGAAGCCTTTCTGAAGAAATTGAAAATGAATATGGTTTCGAATGTGATTTTGTTTTATCCATTGGGAATATGGAAAACACAATAAGTAATTATGCCAATAAACACGATTACGACTTAATTGTAATGGGTACACAAGGTCATGGCTACAACAGAAAAACTATTATTGGAAGCAGAACCCTCAGGACACTAAAGCATGCAGCAGTTCCAGTTTTAACTATCCCACTAGATGCAGATTTTAAAGGCTGGAGTTCGGTAGTCTATGCATCAGATTATTCTGATAAGGATAATATAACCATGCAAAAGCTGGTGAGCTTTATTTACCCATTTCGAAGTAGAATTAATTTTGTACATGTAAGTCATTCTAAAAACTTCCTTAGTGAAAGAAGCTATGAAGATTTTAAATCTGAGCTTTCGACCTTTCTAGGATATGAAAAAATTAGCTATTATTTAAAGGAATATAAGAAAGATATTAGTAGTGGCATAGAAGAATTTGTAAGTGATCAAAAGGGTGAATTATTGGTTCTTTTGAAAAGGAAAAGAAACTTTTTTGAGAAAATACTAAGCAGCAGCGTTTCTACTGAAATTTCATATTTAAGCACCCATCCATTATTGATTTATCAAGAACAGGATTAA